One segment of Ziziphus jujuba cultivar Dongzao chromosome 12, ASM3175591v1 DNA contains the following:
- the LOC107406714 gene encoding rhamnogalacturonan I rhamnosyltransferase 1: MSSMEHNKDGSKESEFEEEIEKPYSKIKFRYAKGIKAEILKDLIVRGMKAEKLKSFIHGSIKTEKLKGLDFFIAKKKLARLKIWAVRATTVLLLWAIAMQLKALCQTLAPRIISNSPSFPPPRVYENNGYLMVSSNGGLNQMRTGICDMVAIARYLNVTLIVPELDNTSFWNDYSQFQDIFDVDYFIGSLRDELRILKELPPKQKKKVEFESLYSMPPISWSNMTYYYNTILPHIHALEVVHFTKSDARLANNGIPEEVQKLRCRTNYHALRFAPPIEAIAKKIVQILREKGPFLVLHLRYEMDMVAFSGCNEGCTEQEIDELTKMRYAYPWWKEKEIDSVKKRKAGLCPMTPEETALFLRALDIDSNMQVYIAAGDIYKAEKRMATLKAAFPNLVKKEMLLKPSELLPFQNHSNQMAALDYYVSIESDIFVPTYGGNMAKVVEGHRRYLGFKKTILPDRKFLVELIDRYNNGKITWDEFSVAVKIIHADRMGNPIPRSVVRGKPKDEDYFYTNPQECLSPVEEEPLDDEHAFSFGD, translated from the exons ATGTCATCAATGGAGCACAACAAGGATGGTTCCAAGGAATCCGAATTCGAGGAAGAGATAGAAAAGCCATACAGTAAGATTAAGTTTCGGTACGCAAAAGGGATTAAAGCTGAAATATTGAAGGATTTGATAGTTCGAGGAATGAAAGCTGAGAAGCTCAAGAGTTTCATTCATGGAAGCATCAAAACTGAGAAGTTGAAGGGCTTGGATTTTttcattgccaaaaaaaaattggcaaggTTGAAAATTTGGGCAGTTCGAGCAACTACTGTGTTGCTTCTTTGGGCTATTGCTATGCAGCTAAAAGCACTTTGCCAGACTTTGGCTCCAAGGATTATCTCAAACTCCCCCTCTTTTCCACCTCCAA GAGTATATGAGAATAATGGATATCTTATGGTTTCATCAAATGGAGGATTGAATCAAATGAGAACTGGT ATCTGTGATATGGTAGCCATTGCAAGATACTTAAATGTGACACTTATAGTTCCTGAATTGGATAATACCTCATTTTGGAATGACTACAG TCAGTTCCAAGATATATTTGATGTGGATTATTTCATTGGATCGTTGAGAGATGAGCTTCGTATACTGAAAGAACTTCCTCCTAAGCAGAAGAAAAAAGTGGAATTCGAATCCCTCTACTCTATGCCCCCAATTAGTTGGTCCAACATGACCTATTACTACAACACG ATCCTTCCTCACATTCACGCATTGGAAGTTGTGCATTTCACAAAAAGTGATGCTAGGCTTGCTAACAATGGAATTCCTGAAGAGGTTCAGAAACTGCGTTGCCGCACAAACTACCATGCTCTGAGATTTGCTCCCCCAATTGAAGCTATAGCAAAGAAAATTGTTCAGATCCTGAGAGAAAAAGGTCCTTTCTTGGTCCTTCATCTCAGATATGAAATGGACATGGTCGCATTCTCTGGTTGTAATGAAGGTTGCACTGAACAAGAGATTGACGAGCTCACAAAAATGag ATATGCTTACCCCTGGTGGAAAGAGAAGGAAATTGATTctgtgaagaaaagaaaagctggTCTATGCCCTATGACTCCGGAGGAAACTGCACTTTTCTTGCGAGCTCTAGACATCGATTCCAATATGCAAGTTTATATTGCAGCTGGAGACATATACAAGGCAGAGAAGAGAATGGCAACTCTCAAAGCAGCTTTTCCAAATTTG GTTAAAAAGGAAATGTTACTTAAACCTTCAGAACTTTTGCCCTTCCAGAACCATTCAAATCAAATGGCTGCCTTGGATTATTATGTCTCAATAGAAAGTGACATTTTTGTTCCAACATATGGAGGAAACATGGCAAAAGTAGTAGAAGGCCATAGAAG GTATTTGGGGTTCAAGAAAACCATCCTACCAGATAGAAAATTTTTGGTGGAACTCATAGACCGATACAACAATGGAAAAATTACCTGGGATGAGTTCTCTGTGGCAGTGAAAATAATTCATGCGGATCGAATGGGAAACCCAATACCAAGATCAGTGGTGCGTGGTAAACCCAAGGATGAGGATTACTTCTATACAAATCCACAGGAATGCTTGTCTCCAGTGGAGGAGGAGCCATTAGATGATGAACATGCATTTTCTTTTGGAGACTAA